From one Microlunatus sp. Gsoil 973 genomic stretch:
- a CDS encoding NAD-dependent epimerase/dehydratase family protein yields MRVLILGGDGFCGWPTALHLSDRGHDVVIVDNLSRRNIDNELEVSSLTPIEPLGRRLQAWKDVSGTTIPFYRFDVAQHYHRLLSLLEEFTPDAVVHFAEQRAAPYSMKSSWHKRYTVNNNLNATNNLLAAVVEADLDTHIVHLGTMGVYGYGTAGMKIPEGYLRVKLETPEGLVDQEILYPPNPGSIYHMTKTQDQLLFAYYAKNDKLRITDLHQGIVWGTQTAQTKLDDRLINRFDYDGDYGTVLNRFLMQAALEYPLTVHGTGGQTRAFINIQDTVRCIELAVDNPPQRGERVQILNQMTETHRVSDLAKLVSVLTGAEIEYVPNPRNEDQENELYVENRQLLNLGLDPITLADGLLQEVTEIARKYRDRCDLDKIPARSTWTHHQKPGEPNAK; encoded by the coding sequence GTGCGCGTATTGATCCTGGGGGGCGACGGCTTCTGTGGCTGGCCGACGGCCCTGCACCTGTCCGACCGCGGACACGATGTCGTGATCGTCGACAATCTGTCCCGGCGGAACATCGACAACGAGCTCGAAGTCAGCTCCCTGACTCCGATCGAGCCGCTGGGCCGGCGTTTGCAGGCCTGGAAGGATGTCAGCGGCACGACGATCCCGTTCTACCGCTTCGATGTCGCCCAGCACTACCACCGGCTGCTGTCCCTGCTGGAGGAGTTCACGCCCGACGCGGTGGTCCACTTCGCCGAACAGCGGGCGGCGCCGTACTCGATGAAGAGCTCCTGGCACAAGCGCTACACCGTCAACAACAACCTCAACGCCACCAACAACCTGCTGGCCGCGGTGGTCGAGGCCGACCTGGACACCCACATCGTGCACCTGGGCACGATGGGCGTCTACGGCTACGGCACCGCCGGAATGAAGATCCCCGAGGGCTACCTGCGGGTCAAGCTGGAGACCCCCGAAGGTCTGGTCGACCAGGAGATCCTCTACCCGCCGAACCCGGGCAGCATCTACCACATGACCAAGACCCAGGATCAGCTGCTGTTCGCCTATTACGCCAAGAACGACAAGCTGCGGATCACCGACCTGCACCAGGGCATCGTCTGGGGCACCCAGACCGCCCAGACCAAACTGGACGACCGGCTGATCAACCGGTTCGACTACGACGGCGACTACGGCACCGTGCTCAACCGGTTCCTGATGCAGGCCGCCCTGGAATACCCGTTGACCGTGCACGGCACCGGCGGCCAGACCCGGGCCTTCATCAACATTCAAGACACCGTGCGCTGTATCGAACTGGCCGTGGACAACCCGCCGCAACGCGGCGAACGGGTACAGATCCTGAACCAGATGACCGAAACCCACCGGGTCAGCGACCTGGCCAAACTGGTCTCGGTGCTCACCGGCGCCGAGATCGAATACGTGCCCAACCCGCGCAACGAGGACCAGGAGAACGAGCTCTACGTCGAGAACCGGCAACTGCTCAACCTCGGCCTTGACCCGATCACCCTGGCCGACGGCCTGCTCCAGGAAGTCACCGAGATCGCCCGCAAATACCGCGACCGCTGCGACCTGGACAAGATCCCCGCCCGATCCACCTGGACCCACCACCAAAAGCCCGGAGAGCCGAACGCCAAGTGA
- a CDS encoding phosphoadenylyl-sulfate reductase, translating into MAVEPELRGKYAALAADARVDLEAAQPEEILAWALGTFEDRMCLTSSMESAVLIDMAARIRPGTDVVFLDTGYHFAETVATLDRVRERYPVNVRVIEPRQSVAEQDVLFGARLHDRDPDACCTLRKVEPLRRALQPYVAWASGIRRDETLSRRTIGVVDWDDNRGMVKINPLAAWTQEQVDRYVAEHDVITHPLLAQGYPSIGCAPCTRKVRPGESPRAGRWAGSGKDECGLHLDEPSTGPGVGSTSLNLTGGSFISLPKDQ; encoded by the coding sequence GTGGCGGTCGAACCGGAGCTTCGGGGCAAGTACGCGGCACTGGCCGCGGATGCGCGGGTTGATCTGGAGGCCGCTCAGCCGGAGGAGATCCTGGCCTGGGCGCTGGGCACCTTCGAGGATCGGATGTGTCTGACGTCCTCGATGGAGAGCGCGGTGCTGATCGACATGGCGGCCCGGATCCGGCCCGGGACGGATGTGGTGTTCCTGGATACGGGCTATCACTTTGCCGAGACGGTGGCGACGTTGGACCGGGTCCGGGAGCGTTACCCGGTCAATGTCCGGGTGATCGAACCGCGGCAGTCGGTGGCCGAGCAGGACGTACTCTTCGGTGCCCGGCTGCACGACCGCGACCCGGATGCCTGCTGCACGCTGCGGAAGGTCGAGCCGTTGCGGCGGGCGTTGCAGCCCTACGTCGCCTGGGCGTCCGGGATCCGGCGTGACGAGACGCTGAGCCGGCGGACGATCGGGGTCGTCGATTGGGACGACAACCGGGGCATGGTCAAGATCAACCCGCTGGCGGCCTGGACCCAGGAGCAGGTCGACCGGTATGTCGCCGAGCACGACGTGATCACCCATCCGTTGCTTGCCCAGGGGTATCCGTCGATCGGTTGTGCCCCGTGCACTCGGAAGGTGCGGCCGGGGGAGTCGCCGCGGGCCGGCCGCTGGGCCGGATCCGGCAAGGACGAATGCGGCCTCCACCTGGACGAGCCGTCGACCGGACCCGGCGTCGGCAGCACCTCGCTGAATCTGACCGGCGGCAGCTTCATCAGCCTGCCGAAGGACCAGTAG
- a CDS encoding BBE domain-containing protein produces MDEGPEAARACYGANADRLAELKARYDPDNVFRRNQNVPPMKRG; encoded by the coding sequence ATGGATGAAGGGCCGGAAGCCGCGCGAGCCTGCTATGGCGCCAACGCCGACCGGTTGGCCGAGCTGAAGGCGCGATACGACCCCGACAATGTGTTCCGGCGCAACCAGAACGTCCCGCCGATGAAGCGTGGCTGA
- the cysD gene encoding sulfate adenylyltransferase subunit CysD, whose protein sequence is MSTPSSTHADYRVSQLDQLEAESIHIFREAAAEFEKPVLMFSGGKDSIVMMRLAEKAFFPAKLPFPVLQVDTGYDFPEVLATRDNWVNRLGVRLVIASVEDAIKNGIVVDDGRTSRNRLQIGTLLNVIEEEGFTAAFGGGRRDEEKARAKERIYSHRDEFGQWDPKNQRPELWALYNGRLHEGEHMRVFPLSNWTELDIWNYIAREQIEIPAIYFAHRRRVIPRDGMLLSESDHVQPREGETVEERLVRFRTVGDMTLTGCVESDADTLEKIIAEIAIARVTERGATRGDDRFSEAAMEDRKKEGYF, encoded by the coding sequence ATGTCAACACCGTCGTCCACCCATGCGGACTATCGGGTCAGCCAACTCGACCAGCTCGAGGCTGAGTCCATCCACATCTTCCGGGAGGCTGCGGCGGAGTTCGAGAAGCCGGTGCTGATGTTCTCCGGCGGCAAGGACTCCATCGTCATGATGCGGCTGGCCGAGAAGGCGTTCTTCCCGGCGAAGCTGCCCTTTCCGGTGCTTCAGGTCGACACCGGCTATGACTTCCCCGAGGTGCTGGCAACCCGTGACAACTGGGTCAACCGGCTGGGCGTGCGACTTGTCATCGCTTCTGTCGAAGACGCGATCAAGAATGGCATCGTGGTCGACGACGGCAGGACCAGCCGCAACCGGCTGCAGATCGGAACCCTGCTCAACGTCATCGAGGAGGAGGGCTTCACGGCGGCCTTCGGCGGTGGCCGGCGCGACGAGGAGAAGGCTCGCGCCAAGGAGCGCATCTACTCCCACCGCGACGAGTTCGGCCAGTGGGATCCGAAGAACCAGCGTCCGGAACTCTGGGCGCTCTACAACGGCCGGTTGCACGAGGGCGAGCACATGCGCGTCTTCCCGCTGTCCAACTGGACCGAACTCGACATCTGGAACTACATCGCGAGGGAACAGATCGAGATCCCGGCGATCTACTTCGCCCACCGCCGCCGGGTCATTCCGCGCGATGGCATGCTGCTCTCCGAATCCGACCACGTGCAGCCGCGGGAAGGCGAGACCGTCGAGGAACGGCTGGTCCGCTTCCGCACCGTCGGCGACATGACGCTGACCGGTTGCGTCGAGTCCGATGCCGACACGCTCGAGAAGATCATCGCCGAGATCGCCATCGCCCGGGTGACCGAACGCGGCGCCACCCGCGGCGACGATCGATTCTCCGAGGCTGCGATGGAGGACCGGAAGAAGGAAGGCTACTTCTGA
- a CDS encoding NAD-dependent epimerase/dehydratase family protein, giving the protein MTDNSGVGAGRRILVTGGAGFIGANLVRRLLGDGWSVRVVDLLVTGRKEYLDGLDVEFVAGDIRTPEVVADALTGIDAVAHLAASGSVVQSVADPAANFSTNAIGTFTVLDQARRAGVGRLVFSSTGGALIGDATPPVDERSVPRPISPYGASKMVGEAYGHAFAKSYGLHTVSTRFANVYGPYSGHKGGAITVFFKALHSGEPLVIYGDGKASRDYLYVDDICAGIQLGLTADVPAGSVYHLASGVETTVTQLADACRRVVGKPDHPIEFRPPRPGEVNRNFASYDLAKAELGFSPTVELDEGLARTWDWYLAHVL; this is encoded by the coding sequence GTGACCGACAACAGCGGGGTGGGCGCCGGCCGCCGGATCCTGGTCACCGGCGGTGCCGGATTCATCGGAGCCAACCTGGTACGCCGGCTCCTGGGCGACGGCTGGAGCGTACGGGTCGTCGATCTCCTCGTCACCGGGCGCAAGGAGTATCTCGACGGCCTCGACGTGGAGTTCGTCGCCGGTGACATCCGAACACCGGAGGTGGTGGCCGACGCGTTGACCGGCATCGACGCGGTCGCCCACCTGGCCGCCTCCGGTTCGGTCGTCCAGTCGGTGGCCGATCCGGCAGCGAACTTCTCCACCAACGCCATCGGCACCTTCACCGTGCTGGATCAGGCCCGACGGGCGGGTGTCGGAAGGCTGGTCTTCTCCTCCACCGGCGGTGCGTTGATCGGCGACGCCACGCCGCCGGTCGACGAGCGGTCGGTGCCCCGTCCGATCTCCCCGTACGGCGCCAGCAAGATGGTCGGCGAGGCCTACGGCCACGCCTTCGCCAAGTCCTACGGGCTGCACACCGTCTCGACCCGCTTCGCCAACGTCTACGGTCCCTACAGCGGGCACAAGGGCGGCGCGATCACCGTCTTCTTCAAGGCCCTGCACTCCGGGGAACCACTGGTCATCTACGGCGACGGCAAGGCGTCTCGCGACTACCTGTACGTCGACGACATCTGCGCCGGCATCCAACTCGGCCTGACCGCCGACGTACCGGCGGGCAGCGTCTACCACCTGGCCAGCGGTGTGGAGACCACCGTGACCCAGCTGGCCGATGCCTGCCGCCGGGTGGTCGGCAAGCCCGATCATCCGATCGAGTTCCGGCCGCCCCGTCCCGGCGAGGTGAACCGCAACTTCGCCAGTTACGACCTGGCCAAGGCCGAACTGGGCTTCAGTCCGACGGTCGAACTCGACGAGGGCCTGGCCCGCACCTGGGACTGGTACCTGGCGCACGTCCTCTAG
- a CDS encoding tol-pal system YbgF family protein, which yields MGAERDRLADVARAAVEAGDWTRARRAFESLVERDATAEALLGLGDTLWWLGETANAIRNLERAYRLELRRRRIRKVPVQGQQDSVTPCSATHCPVVMPTS from the coding sequence ATGGGGGCTGAGCGGGATCGGCTCGCCGACGTCGCCCGTGCTGCAGTCGAAGCGGGCGACTGGACGCGAGCCCGCCGCGCCTTCGAATCGCTGGTCGAGCGGGACGCGACCGCGGAGGCGCTGCTGGGGCTGGGAGACACGTTGTGGTGGCTCGGCGAGACGGCGAATGCGATCCGCAACCTGGAGCGGGCCTACCGGCTCGAACTGCGCCGTCGCCGCATCCGGAAGGTCCCGGTACAGGGTCAACAGGATTCCGTGACGCCCTGCAGCGCTACGCACTGTCCGGTTGTTATGCCAACTTCCTGA
- the cysN gene encoding sulfate adenylyltransferase subunit CysN has translation MTSANQNTPVVQRDADLLRFATAGSVDDGKSTLIGRLLLDSKAIFEDQLEAVEATSQSRGYDYTDLALLTDGLRSEREQGITIDVAYRYFATPRRKFIIADTPGHVQYTRNMVTGASTADLGLVLVDARQGLTEQSRRHAVLLSLLRVPHLVLAVNKMDLVDYDQKTFEKIDEEFTTFASRLNIPDLQVIPISALQGDNVVTRSDKMPWYEGPSLIHHLEHLHIASDRELRDVRFPVQYVIRPKSDQFHDYRGYAGQVAGGVLKPGDEVMVLPSGMTSTIEAIDMFDQQIDEAFAPMSVVVRLSDDIDVSRGDMICRTKNMPEQTQDVDAMVCWMTTAPLRPRAKLAIKHTTRTARALVKNVQYRLDVNTLHRDQTIGELGLNEIGRVQLRVTQPLMVDPYERNRTTGSFILIDEATGVTVGAGMING, from the coding sequence ATGACCAGCGCCAACCAGAACACGCCGGTTGTCCAGCGTGATGCGGACCTGCTGCGGTTCGCCACCGCCGGATCGGTCGATGACGGCAAGTCGACGCTGATCGGTCGCCTGCTGCTGGACTCCAAGGCGATCTTCGAGGATCAGCTGGAGGCCGTCGAGGCGACCAGTCAGTCCCGCGGCTACGACTACACCGACCTGGCGCTGCTCACCGACGGGCTGCGGTCGGAGCGGGAGCAGGGCATCACCATCGACGTCGCCTACCGCTACTTCGCGACACCGCGACGCAAGTTCATCATCGCCGACACGCCCGGTCACGTTCAGTACACCCGGAACATGGTCACCGGCGCATCCACCGCCGATCTCGGCCTGGTCCTGGTCGACGCCCGGCAGGGCCTGACCGAGCAGTCCCGGCGGCACGCGGTCCTGCTGTCGCTGCTCCGGGTGCCGCACCTGGTGCTGGCGGTCAACAAGATGGACCTGGTCGACTACGACCAGAAGACCTTCGAGAAGATCGATGAGGAGTTCACCACCTTCGCCAGCCGGCTGAACATCCCCGACCTGCAGGTCATCCCGATCTCGGCGCTGCAGGGCGACAACGTGGTGACCCGTTCGGACAAGATGCCGTGGTACGAGGGCCCGTCGCTGATCCACCACCTGGAGCATCTGCACATCGCCTCGGACCGGGAACTGCGCGACGTCCGGTTCCCGGTGCAGTACGTGATCCGGCCCAAGTCCGACCAGTTCCACGACTACAGGGGTTACGCGGGCCAGGTGGCCGGCGGCGTCCTGAAGCCGGGTGACGAGGTGATGGTGCTGCCCAGCGGCATGACTTCGACGATCGAGGCGATCGACATGTTCGACCAGCAGATCGACGAGGCGTTCGCGCCGATGTCGGTGGTGGTGCGGCTGTCCGACGACATCGACGTGTCGCGCGGCGACATGATCTGCCGCACCAAGAACATGCCGGAGCAGACCCAGGACGTCGACGCGATGGTGTGCTGGATGACCACCGCTCCGTTGCGTCCCAGGGCGAAACTGGCGATCAAGCACACCACCAGGACGGCGCGGGCGCTGGTGAAGAACGTCCAGTACCGGTTGGACGTCAACACCCTGCATCGGGACCAGACGATCGGGGAGCTGGGACTGAACGAGATCGGCCGGGTGCAGCTGCGGGTCACCCAGCCGCTGATGGTCGACCCCTACGAACGTAACCGCACCACCGGCTCGTTCATCCTGATCGACGAGGCGACCGGTGTTACCGTCGGCGCGGGCATGATCAACGGCTGA